The proteins below are encoded in one region of Homo sapiens chromosome 2, GRCh38.p14 Primary Assembly:
- the NT5C1B gene encoding cytosolic 5'-nucleotidase 1B isoform 5 (isoform 5 is encoded by transcript variant 5) translates to MSQTSLKQKKNEPGMRSSKESLEAEKRKESDKTGVRLSNQMRRAVNPNHSLRCCPFQGHSSCRRCLCAAEGTALGPCHTIRIYIHMCLLWEQGQQITMMRGSQESSLRKTDSRGYLVRSQWSRISRSPSTKAPSIDEPRSRNTSAKVELPSSSTSSRTPSTSPSLHDSSPPPLSGQPSLQPPASPQLPRSLDSRPPTPPEPDPGSRRSTKMQENPEAWAQGIVREIRQTRDSQPLEYSRTSPTEWKSSSQRRGIYPASTQLDRNSLSEQQQQQREDEDDYEAAYWASMRSFYEKNPSCSRPWPPKPKNAITIALSSCALFNMVDGRKIYEQEGLEKYMEYQLTNENVILTPGPAFRFVKALQYVNARLRDLYPDEQDLFDIVLMTNNHAQVGVRLINSVNHYGLLIDRFCLTGGKDPIGYLKAYLTNLYIAADSEKVQEAIQEGIASATMFDGAKDMAYCDTQLRVAFDGDAVLFSDESEHFTKEHGLDKFFQYDTLCESKPLAQGPLKGFLEDLGRLQKKFYAKNERLLCPIRTYLVTARSAASSGARVLKTLRRWGLEIDEALFLAGAPKSPILVKIRPHIFFDDHMFHIEGAQRLGSIAAYGFNKKFSS, encoded by the exons ATGAGTCAAACATCTCTCAAACAGAAAAAG AATGAGCCTGGAATGAGGTCCTCAAAAGAGAGTctagaagcagaaaaaagaaaggaatctgACAAAACAGGAGTTCGTCTGAGCAATCAG ATGAGGCGTGCAGTCAATCCGAATCACTCGCTGAGATGTTGCCCCTTCCAGGGTCACTCGTCGTGTAGACGCTGCCTTTGTGCAGCTGAGGGAACAGCCCTTGGCCCCTGCCACACAATACGTATTTATATTCACATGTGCCTGTTGTGGGAGCAGGGCCAGCAGATCACCATGATGagg GGATCACAAGAATCATCACTGCGGAAGACAGACTCTCGAGGGTACCTTGTGCGCAGTCAATGGTCTAGAATATCCCGGAGCCCATCCACCAAGGCTCCATCCATAGATGAGCCTAGAAGCAGGAACACCAGTGCTAAGGTAGAG CTCCCCAGCAGCTCCACGAGCTCCCGGACTCCATCCACCTCCCCAAGCCTGCATGACTCCTCACCGCCGCCGCTGTCCGGGCAGCCCTCGCTCCAGCCACCCGCGTCGCCCCAGCTGCCCCGGTCGCTGGACTCGCGGCCTCCCACGCCCCCAGAGCCCGATCCTGGCTCCCGGCGCAGCACCAAAATGCAAGAGAATCCGGAGGCCTGGGCCCAAGGCATCGTGCGGGAAATCCGCCAGACCCGGGACTCGCAGCCGCTGGAATATTCGCGCACGTCCCCCACCGAGTGGAAGTCCTCCAGCCAGCGCAGGGGGATCTACCCCGCCTCCACCCAGCTGGACCGCAACTCTCTGTccgagcagcagcagcagcagcgggaGGACGAGGACGACTACGAGGCTGCCTACTGGGCATCCATGAGGTCGTTCTACGAGAAGAACCCGAGCTGCTCGCGCCCCTGGCCG CCCAAACCCAAGAACGCCATCACCATTGCTCTCTCATCCTGCGCGCTCTTCAACATGGTGGACGGCAGGAAAATCTACGAGCAAGAGGGTCTGGAAAAGTACATGGAGTATCAGCTCACCAATGAGAACGTCATCCTGACCCCGGGCCCGGCGTTCCGCTTCGTCAAG GCACTACAGTATGTCAATGCTAGACTCCGTGATCTATATCCTGATGAACAGGACTTATTTGATATTGTACTGATGACTAATAACCATGCCCAAGTGGGAGTGCGGCTTATAAACAGCGTCAATCACTACg GCTTACTGATTGACCGCTTCTGTCTGACCGGGGGAAAAGACCCCATTGGCTATTTGAAGGCATATCTTACCAACTTGTATATTGCTGCAGATTCTGAAAAAGTGCAAGAGGCAATACAAGAAG GTATTGCCTCTGCGACAATGTTTGATGGAGCCAAAGACATGGCTTACTGTGACACTCAGCTCCGTGTAGCCTTTGATGGGGATGCTGTCCTCTTCTCTGATGAGTCTGAACATTTTACCAAGGAGCATGGGCTCGACAAATTCTTCCAGTATGATACATTATGTGAAAGTAAGCCTCTTGCTCAG GGTCCCCTAAAAGGCTTTCTGGAAGATTTAGGCAGACTGCAAAAGAAGTTCTATGCCAAAAATGAACGGTTACTTTGTCCTATCAGGACCTACCTGGTTACAGCTAGGAGTGCAGCCAGTTCAGGCGCCCGTGTGCTGAAGACCCTTCGACGCTGGGGTCTAGAGATAGACGAAGCTCTTTTCCTTGCTGGAGCCCCCAAAAGTCCCATCTTGGTGAAGATCCGGCCCCACATCTTCTTTGATGACCACATGTTCCACATTGAAGGGGCACAGAGGTTAGGTTCCATCGCAGCTTATGGctttaataaaaaattcagtagttag
- the NT5C1B gene encoding cytosolic 5'-nucleotidase 1B isoform 2 (isoform 2 is encoded by transcript variant 2): MSQTSLKQKKNEPGMRSSKESLEAEKRKESDKTGVRLSNQGSQESSLRKTDSRGYLVRSQWSRISRSPSTKAPSIDEPRSRNTSAKLPSSSTSSRTPSTSPSLHDSSPPPLSGQPSLQPPASPQLPRSLDSRPPTPPEPDPGSRRSTKMQENPEAWAQGIVREIRQTRDSQPLEYSRTSPTEWKSSSQRRGIYPASTQLDRNSLSEQQQQQREDEDDYEAAYWASMRSFYEKNPSCSRPWPPKPKNAITIALSSCALFNMVDGRKIYEQEGLEKYMEYQLTNENVILTPGPAFRFVKALQYVNARLRDLYPDEQDLFDIVLMTNNHAQVGVRLINSVNHYGLLIDRFCLTGGKDPIGYLKAYLTNLYIAADSEKVQEAIQEGIASATMFDGAKDMAYCDTQLRVAFDGDAVLFSDESEHFTKEHGLDKFFQYDTLCESKPLAQGPLKGFLEDLGRLQKKFYAKNERLLCPIRTYLVTARSAASSGARVLKTLRRWGLEIDEALFLAGAPKSPILVKIRPHIFFDDHMFHIEGAQRLGSIAAYGFNKKFSS, translated from the exons ATGAGTCAAACATCTCTCAAACAGAAAAAG AATGAGCCTGGAATGAGGTCCTCAAAAGAGAGTctagaagcagaaaaaagaaaggaatctgACAAAACAGGAGTTCGTCTGAGCAATCAG GGATCACAAGAATCATCACTGCGGAAGACAGACTCTCGAGGGTACCTTGTGCGCAGTCAATGGTCTAGAATATCCCGGAGCCCATCCACCAAGGCTCCATCCATAGATGAGCCTAGAAGCAGGAACACCAGTGCTAAG CTCCCCAGCAGCTCCACGAGCTCCCGGACTCCATCCACCTCCCCAAGCCTGCATGACTCCTCACCGCCGCCGCTGTCCGGGCAGCCCTCGCTCCAGCCACCCGCGTCGCCCCAGCTGCCCCGGTCGCTGGACTCGCGGCCTCCCACGCCCCCAGAGCCCGATCCTGGCTCCCGGCGCAGCACCAAAATGCAAGAGAATCCGGAGGCCTGGGCCCAAGGCATCGTGCGGGAAATCCGCCAGACCCGGGACTCGCAGCCGCTGGAATATTCGCGCACGTCCCCCACCGAGTGGAAGTCCTCCAGCCAGCGCAGGGGGATCTACCCCGCCTCCACCCAGCTGGACCGCAACTCTCTGTccgagcagcagcagcagcagcgggaGGACGAGGACGACTACGAGGCTGCCTACTGGGCATCCATGAGGTCGTTCTACGAGAAGAACCCGAGCTGCTCGCGCCCCTGGCCG CCCAAACCCAAGAACGCCATCACCATTGCTCTCTCATCCTGCGCGCTCTTCAACATGGTGGACGGCAGGAAAATCTACGAGCAAGAGGGTCTGGAAAAGTACATGGAGTATCAGCTCACCAATGAGAACGTCATCCTGACCCCGGGCCCGGCGTTCCGCTTCGTCAAG GCACTACAGTATGTCAATGCTAGACTCCGTGATCTATATCCTGATGAACAGGACTTATTTGATATTGTACTGATGACTAATAACCATGCCCAAGTGGGAGTGCGGCTTATAAACAGCGTCAATCACTACg GCTTACTGATTGACCGCTTCTGTCTGACCGGGGGAAAAGACCCCATTGGCTATTTGAAGGCATATCTTACCAACTTGTATATTGCTGCAGATTCTGAAAAAGTGCAAGAGGCAATACAAGAAG GTATTGCCTCTGCGACAATGTTTGATGGAGCCAAAGACATGGCTTACTGTGACACTCAGCTCCGTGTAGCCTTTGATGGGGATGCTGTCCTCTTCTCTGATGAGTCTGAACATTTTACCAAGGAGCATGGGCTCGACAAATTCTTCCAGTATGATACATTATGTGAAAGTAAGCCTCTTGCTCAG GGTCCCCTAAAAGGCTTTCTGGAAGATTTAGGCAGACTGCAAAAGAAGTTCTATGCCAAAAATGAACGGTTACTTTGTCCTATCAGGACCTACCTGGTTACAGCTAGGAGTGCAGCCAGTTCAGGCGCCCGTGTGCTGAAGACCCTTCGACGCTGGGGTCTAGAGATAGACGAAGCTCTTTTCCTTGCTGGAGCCCCCAAAAGTCCCATCTTGGTGAAGATCCGGCCCCACATCTTCTTTGATGACCACATGTTCCACATTGAAGGGGCACAGAGGTTAGGTTCCATCGCAGCTTATGGctttaataaaaaattcagtagttag
- the NT5C1B gene encoding cytosolic 5'-nucleotidase 1B isoform 3 (isoform 3 is encoded by transcript variant 3), which translates to MSQTSLKQKKNEPGMRSSKESLEAEKRKESDKTGVRLSNQGHSSCRRCLCAAEGTALGPCHTIRIYIHMCLLWEQGQQITMMRGSQESSLRKTDSRGYLVRSQWSRISRSPSTKAPSIDEPRSRNTSAKLPSSSTSSRTPSTSPSLHDSSPPPLSGQPSLQPPASPQLPRSLDSRPPTPPEPDPGSRRSTKMQENPEAWAQGIVREIRQTRDSQPLEYSRTSPTEWKSSSQRRGIYPASTQLDRNSLSEQQQQQREDEDDYEAAYWASMRSFYEKNPSCSRPWPPKPKNAITIALSSCALFNMVDGRKIYEQEGLEKYMEYQLTNENVILTPGPAFRFVKALQYVNARLRDLYPDEQDLFDIVLMTNNHAQVGVRLINSVNHYGLLIDRFCLTGGKDPIGYLKAYLTNLYIAADSEKVQEAIQEGIASATMFDGAKDMAYCDTQLRVAFDGDAVLFSDESEHFTKEHGLDKFFQYDTLCESKPLAQGPLKGFLEDLGRLQKKFYAKNERLLCPIRTYLVTARSAASSGARVLKTLRRWGLEIDEALFLAGAPKSPILVKIRPHIFFDDHMFHIEGAQRLGSIAAYGFNKKFSS; encoded by the exons ATGAGTCAAACATCTCTCAAACAGAAAAAG AATGAGCCTGGAATGAGGTCCTCAAAAGAGAGTctagaagcagaaaaaagaaaggaatctgACAAAACAGGAGTTCGTCTGAGCAATCAG GGTCACTCGTCGTGTAGACGCTGCCTTTGTGCAGCTGAGGGAACAGCCCTTGGCCCCTGCCACACAATACGTATTTATATTCACATGTGCCTGTTGTGGGAGCAGGGCCAGCAGATCACCATGATGagg GGATCACAAGAATCATCACTGCGGAAGACAGACTCTCGAGGGTACCTTGTGCGCAGTCAATGGTCTAGAATATCCCGGAGCCCATCCACCAAGGCTCCATCCATAGATGAGCCTAGAAGCAGGAACACCAGTGCTAAG CTCCCCAGCAGCTCCACGAGCTCCCGGACTCCATCCACCTCCCCAAGCCTGCATGACTCCTCACCGCCGCCGCTGTCCGGGCAGCCCTCGCTCCAGCCACCCGCGTCGCCCCAGCTGCCCCGGTCGCTGGACTCGCGGCCTCCCACGCCCCCAGAGCCCGATCCTGGCTCCCGGCGCAGCACCAAAATGCAAGAGAATCCGGAGGCCTGGGCCCAAGGCATCGTGCGGGAAATCCGCCAGACCCGGGACTCGCAGCCGCTGGAATATTCGCGCACGTCCCCCACCGAGTGGAAGTCCTCCAGCCAGCGCAGGGGGATCTACCCCGCCTCCACCCAGCTGGACCGCAACTCTCTGTccgagcagcagcagcagcagcgggaGGACGAGGACGACTACGAGGCTGCCTACTGGGCATCCATGAGGTCGTTCTACGAGAAGAACCCGAGCTGCTCGCGCCCCTGGCCG CCCAAACCCAAGAACGCCATCACCATTGCTCTCTCATCCTGCGCGCTCTTCAACATGGTGGACGGCAGGAAAATCTACGAGCAAGAGGGTCTGGAAAAGTACATGGAGTATCAGCTCACCAATGAGAACGTCATCCTGACCCCGGGCCCGGCGTTCCGCTTCGTCAAG GCACTACAGTATGTCAATGCTAGACTCCGTGATCTATATCCTGATGAACAGGACTTATTTGATATTGTACTGATGACTAATAACCATGCCCAAGTGGGAGTGCGGCTTATAAACAGCGTCAATCACTACg GCTTACTGATTGACCGCTTCTGTCTGACCGGGGGAAAAGACCCCATTGGCTATTTGAAGGCATATCTTACCAACTTGTATATTGCTGCAGATTCTGAAAAAGTGCAAGAGGCAATACAAGAAG GTATTGCCTCTGCGACAATGTTTGATGGAGCCAAAGACATGGCTTACTGTGACACTCAGCTCCGTGTAGCCTTTGATGGGGATGCTGTCCTCTTCTCTGATGAGTCTGAACATTTTACCAAGGAGCATGGGCTCGACAAATTCTTCCAGTATGATACATTATGTGAAAGTAAGCCTCTTGCTCAG GGTCCCCTAAAAGGCTTTCTGGAAGATTTAGGCAGACTGCAAAAGAAGTTCTATGCCAAAAATGAACGGTTACTTTGTCCTATCAGGACCTACCTGGTTACAGCTAGGAGTGCAGCCAGTTCAGGCGCCCGTGTGCTGAAGACCCTTCGACGCTGGGGTCTAGAGATAGACGAAGCTCTTTTCCTTGCTGGAGCCCCCAAAAGTCCCATCTTGGTGAAGATCCGGCCCCACATCTTCTTTGATGACCACATGTTCCACATTGAAGGGGCACAGAGGTTAGGTTCCATCGCAGCTTATGGctttaataaaaaattcagtagttag
- the NT5C1B gene encoding cytosolic 5'-nucleotidase 1B isoform 1 (isoform 1 is encoded by transcript variant 1), which produces MSQTSLKQKKNEPGMRSSKESLEAEKRKESDKTGVRLSNQMRRAVNPNHSLRCCPFQGHSSCRRCLCAAEGTALGPCHTIRIYIHMCLLWEQGQQITMMRGSQESSLRKTDSRGYLVRSQWSRISRSPSTKAPSIDEPRSRNTSAKLPSSSTSSRTPSTSPSLHDSSPPPLSGQPSLQPPASPQLPRSLDSRPPTPPEPDPGSRRSTKMQENPEAWAQGIVREIRQTRDSQPLEYSRTSPTEWKSSSQRRGIYPASTQLDRNSLSEQQQQQREDEDDYEAAYWASMRSFYEKNPSCSRPWPPKPKNAITIALSSCALFNMVDGRKIYEQEGLEKYMEYQLTNENVILTPGPAFRFVKALQYVNARLRDLYPDEQDLFDIVLMTNNHAQVGVRLINSVNHYGLLIDRFCLTGGKDPIGYLKAYLTNLYIAADSEKVQEAIQEGIASATMFDGAKDMAYCDTQLRVAFDGDAVLFSDESEHFTKEHGLDKFFQYDTLCESKPLAQGPLKGFLEDLGRLQKKFYAKNERLLCPIRTYLVTARSAASSGARVLKTLRRWGLEIDEALFLAGAPKSPILVKIRPHIFFDDHMFHIEGAQRLGSIAAYGFNKKFSS; this is translated from the exons ATGAGTCAAACATCTCTCAAACAGAAAAAG AATGAGCCTGGAATGAGGTCCTCAAAAGAGAGTctagaagcagaaaaaagaaaggaatctgACAAAACAGGAGTTCGTCTGAGCAATCAG ATGAGGCGTGCAGTCAATCCGAATCACTCGCTGAGATGTTGCCCCTTCCAGGGTCACTCGTCGTGTAGACGCTGCCTTTGTGCAGCTGAGGGAACAGCCCTTGGCCCCTGCCACACAATACGTATTTATATTCACATGTGCCTGTTGTGGGAGCAGGGCCAGCAGATCACCATGATGagg GGATCACAAGAATCATCACTGCGGAAGACAGACTCTCGAGGGTACCTTGTGCGCAGTCAATGGTCTAGAATATCCCGGAGCCCATCCACCAAGGCTCCATCCATAGATGAGCCTAGAAGCAGGAACACCAGTGCTAAG CTCCCCAGCAGCTCCACGAGCTCCCGGACTCCATCCACCTCCCCAAGCCTGCATGACTCCTCACCGCCGCCGCTGTCCGGGCAGCCCTCGCTCCAGCCACCCGCGTCGCCCCAGCTGCCCCGGTCGCTGGACTCGCGGCCTCCCACGCCCCCAGAGCCCGATCCTGGCTCCCGGCGCAGCACCAAAATGCAAGAGAATCCGGAGGCCTGGGCCCAAGGCATCGTGCGGGAAATCCGCCAGACCCGGGACTCGCAGCCGCTGGAATATTCGCGCACGTCCCCCACCGAGTGGAAGTCCTCCAGCCAGCGCAGGGGGATCTACCCCGCCTCCACCCAGCTGGACCGCAACTCTCTGTccgagcagcagcagcagcagcgggaGGACGAGGACGACTACGAGGCTGCCTACTGGGCATCCATGAGGTCGTTCTACGAGAAGAACCCGAGCTGCTCGCGCCCCTGGCCG CCCAAACCCAAGAACGCCATCACCATTGCTCTCTCATCCTGCGCGCTCTTCAACATGGTGGACGGCAGGAAAATCTACGAGCAAGAGGGTCTGGAAAAGTACATGGAGTATCAGCTCACCAATGAGAACGTCATCCTGACCCCGGGCCCGGCGTTCCGCTTCGTCAAG GCACTACAGTATGTCAATGCTAGACTCCGTGATCTATATCCTGATGAACAGGACTTATTTGATATTGTACTGATGACTAATAACCATGCCCAAGTGGGAGTGCGGCTTATAAACAGCGTCAATCACTACg GCTTACTGATTGACCGCTTCTGTCTGACCGGGGGAAAAGACCCCATTGGCTATTTGAAGGCATATCTTACCAACTTGTATATTGCTGCAGATTCTGAAAAAGTGCAAGAGGCAATACAAGAAG GTATTGCCTCTGCGACAATGTTTGATGGAGCCAAAGACATGGCTTACTGTGACACTCAGCTCCGTGTAGCCTTTGATGGGGATGCTGTCCTCTTCTCTGATGAGTCTGAACATTTTACCAAGGAGCATGGGCTCGACAAATTCTTCCAGTATGATACATTATGTGAAAGTAAGCCTCTTGCTCAG GGTCCCCTAAAAGGCTTTCTGGAAGATTTAGGCAGACTGCAAAAGAAGTTCTATGCCAAAAATGAACGGTTACTTTGTCCTATCAGGACCTACCTGGTTACAGCTAGGAGTGCAGCCAGTTCAGGCGCCCGTGTGCTGAAGACCCTTCGACGCTGGGGTCTAGAGATAGACGAAGCTCTTTTCCTTGCTGGAGCCCCCAAAAGTCCCATCTTGGTGAAGATCCGGCCCCACATCTTCTTTGATGACCACATGTTCCACATTGAAGGGGCACAGAGGTTAGGTTCCATCGCAGCTTATGGctttaataaaaaattcagtagttag
- the NT5C1B gene encoding cytosolic 5'-nucleotidase 1B isoform 4 (isoform 4 is encoded by transcript variant 4) translates to MSQTSLKQKKNEPGMRSSKESLEAEKRKESDKTGVRLSNQMRRAVNPNHSLRCCPFQGHSSCRRCLCAAEGTALGPCHTIRIYIHMCLLWEQGQQITMMRVSRDHTTDSGGEPQTTWGSQESSLRKTDSRGYLVRSQWSRISRSPSTKAPSIDEPRSRNTSAKLPSSSTSSRTPSTSPSLHDSSPPPLSGQPSLQPPASPQLPRSLDSRPPTPPEPDPGSRRSTKMQENPEAWAQGIVREIRQTRDSQPLEYSRTSPTEWKSSSQRRGIYPASTQLDRNSLSEQQQQQREDEDDYEAAYWASMRSFYEKNPSCSRPWPPKPKNAITIALSSCALFNMVDGRKIYEQEGLEKYMEYQLTNENVILTPGPAFRFVKALQYVNARLRDLYPDEQDLFDIVLMTNNHAQVGVRLINSVNHYGLLIDRFCLTGGKDPIGYLKAYLTNLYIAADSEKVQEAIQEGIASATMFDGAKDMAYCDTQLRVAFDGDAVLFSDESEHFTKEHGLDKFFQYDTLCESKPLAQGPLKGFLEDLGRLQKKFYAKNERLLCPIRTYLVTARSAASSGARVLKTLRRWGLEIDEALFLAGAPKSPILVKIRPHIFFDDHMFHIEGAQRLGSIAAYGFNKKFSS, encoded by the exons ATGAGTCAAACATCTCTCAAACAGAAAAAG AATGAGCCTGGAATGAGGTCCTCAAAAGAGAGTctagaagcagaaaaaagaaaggaatctgACAAAACAGGAGTTCGTCTGAGCAATCAG ATGAGGCGTGCAGTCAATCCGAATCACTCGCTGAGATGTTGCCCCTTCCAGGGTCACTCGTCGTGTAGACGCTGCCTTTGTGCAGCTGAGGGAACAGCCCTTGGCCCCTGCCACACAATACGTATTTATATTCACATGTGCCTGTTGTGGGAGCAGGGCCAGCAGATCACCATGATGagggtgagcagagatcacactacCGATTCTGGAGGGGAACCACAGACAACCTGG GGATCACAAGAATCATCACTGCGGAAGACAGACTCTCGAGGGTACCTTGTGCGCAGTCAATGGTCTAGAATATCCCGGAGCCCATCCACCAAGGCTCCATCCATAGATGAGCCTAGAAGCAGGAACACCAGTGCTAAG CTCCCCAGCAGCTCCACGAGCTCCCGGACTCCATCCACCTCCCCAAGCCTGCATGACTCCTCACCGCCGCCGCTGTCCGGGCAGCCCTCGCTCCAGCCACCCGCGTCGCCCCAGCTGCCCCGGTCGCTGGACTCGCGGCCTCCCACGCCCCCAGAGCCCGATCCTGGCTCCCGGCGCAGCACCAAAATGCAAGAGAATCCGGAGGCCTGGGCCCAAGGCATCGTGCGGGAAATCCGCCAGACCCGGGACTCGCAGCCGCTGGAATATTCGCGCACGTCCCCCACCGAGTGGAAGTCCTCCAGCCAGCGCAGGGGGATCTACCCCGCCTCCACCCAGCTGGACCGCAACTCTCTGTccgagcagcagcagcagcagcgggaGGACGAGGACGACTACGAGGCTGCCTACTGGGCATCCATGAGGTCGTTCTACGAGAAGAACCCGAGCTGCTCGCGCCCCTGGCCG CCCAAACCCAAGAACGCCATCACCATTGCTCTCTCATCCTGCGCGCTCTTCAACATGGTGGACGGCAGGAAAATCTACGAGCAAGAGGGTCTGGAAAAGTACATGGAGTATCAGCTCACCAATGAGAACGTCATCCTGACCCCGGGCCCGGCGTTCCGCTTCGTCAAG GCACTACAGTATGTCAATGCTAGACTCCGTGATCTATATCCTGATGAACAGGACTTATTTGATATTGTACTGATGACTAATAACCATGCCCAAGTGGGAGTGCGGCTTATAAACAGCGTCAATCACTACg GCTTACTGATTGACCGCTTCTGTCTGACCGGGGGAAAAGACCCCATTGGCTATTTGAAGGCATATCTTACCAACTTGTATATTGCTGCAGATTCTGAAAAAGTGCAAGAGGCAATACAAGAAG GTATTGCCTCTGCGACAATGTTTGATGGAGCCAAAGACATGGCTTACTGTGACACTCAGCTCCGTGTAGCCTTTGATGGGGATGCTGTCCTCTTCTCTGATGAGTCTGAACATTTTACCAAGGAGCATGGGCTCGACAAATTCTTCCAGTATGATACATTATGTGAAAGTAAGCCTCTTGCTCAG GGTCCCCTAAAAGGCTTTCTGGAAGATTTAGGCAGACTGCAAAAGAAGTTCTATGCCAAAAATGAACGGTTACTTTGTCCTATCAGGACCTACCTGGTTACAGCTAGGAGTGCAGCCAGTTCAGGCGCCCGTGTGCTGAAGACCCTTCGACGCTGGGGTCTAGAGATAGACGAAGCTCTTTTCCTTGCTGGAGCCCCCAAAAGTCCCATCTTGGTGAAGATCCGGCCCCACATCTTCTTTGATGACCACATGTTCCACATTGAAGGGGCACAGAGGTTAGGTTCCATCGCAGCTTATGGctttaataaaaaattcagtagttag